A part of Aegilops tauschii subsp. strangulata cultivar AL8/78 chromosome 2, Aet v6.0, whole genome shotgun sequence genomic DNA contains:
- the LOC109751686 gene encoding noroxomaritidine synthase 1-like isoform X1: MWILPISMALPINWPILHMFPSFVANLHNMPAYFTLVLTGSSHDFRAHGPPGTGMRFFVTCNPANIQHIFTTNYPNFPKGAEFAAIFDIMGGSLFTIDGEPAHRMRAKVKGVLNGPRLLDNLASYCVDKVKNSLLPLFAHMVSIETPLDMQEMMLRFMFDLCATSLFGVDPGLLSSDLPPMDVAVALDTVMEVGFFRHVMPTSCWKLMRRLNIGPERKLSTSHTVLRRFVVEMMDRWKTNTCHTGNDHSGVDIMPPFLNDPDYADDELVLAMIISYFLAARDTITATLTWVFYNLSQKPNVVSTIRNELSPIASSKAASSASAMVIFEPEETKSLVYLRAVLYETLRLYPPGPIECKTVATDDIMPSGHKVRSGDTIFISVHSMGRMEDLWGNDCLNYNPERWLSDNGNLRYVPSHKFLVFNSGPKICPGKEIAVMQMKTVIASTMWNFDVELMKGQSIQPKPSCILKIKNGLILKLKKRQM; the protein is encoded by the coding sequence ATGTGGATCCTGCCCATCTCCATGGCACTCCCCATAAACTGGCCAATACTACACATGTTCCCTTCCTTTGTGGCCAACCTCCACAACATGCCTGCCTATTTCACCCTGGTCCTCACTGGATCAAGCCACGACTTCAGGGCACACGGCCCTCCTGGGACGGGGATGCGGTTCTTCGTCACATGCAATCCTGCGAACATCCAGCACATTTTCACTACCAACTACCCTAACTTTCCAAAGGGTGCAGAGTTCGCTGCTATCTTCGATATCATGGGTGGCAGCCTCTTCACAATTGATGGTGAGCCAGCTCATCGGATGCGCGCCAAAGTCAAGGGTGTGCTCAACGGCCCGCGGTTGCTGGACAACCTTGCGAGTTACTGCGTCGACAAGGTAAAGAACAGCCTCCTCCCATTGTTCGCCCACATGGTGAGCATCGAAACCCCATTAGACATGCAAGAAATGATGTTGAGGTTTATGTTTGACCTATGTGCTACGTCTCTCTTTGGCGTGGACCCTGGCCTCCTATCCTCGGACTTGCCTCCCATGGACGTAGCGGTTGCCTTGGACACGGTCATGGAGGTGGGATTTTTCCGGCATGTGATGCCAACTTCTTGCTGGAAACTGATGAGGCGGCTAAACATCGGCCCCGAGAGAAAGCTCAGCACATCGCACACAGTGCTTCGAAGGTTCGTCGTGGAGATGATGGACAGGTGGAAGACCAACACATGCCATACTGGTAATGACCACAGTGGTGTGGATATTATGCCTCCATTCCTCAATGATCCTGACTATGCAGATGATGAATTGGTGCTTGCGATGATTATCAGCTACTTCCTCGCTGCGAGGGACACAATTACAGCAACCCTGACATGGGTCTTCTACAACCTTTCCCAGAAACCTAACGTCGTGTCAACCATCCGCAATGAACTCTCACCCATTGCATCAAGCAAAGCAGCATCCAGTGCAAGTGCCATGGTGATCTTTGAGCCGGAAGAGACAAAATCTCTAGTCTATCTAAGAGCCGTCTTGTATGAGACTCTTAGGTTGTACCCACCGGGGCCTATTGAGTGCAAGACGGTAGCCACCGATGATATCATGCCGAGTGGCCATAAGGTGCGCAGTGGCGACACCATCTTTATTTCTGTCCACTCCATGGGGAGAATGGAGGACCTGTGGGGTAATGATTGCCTCAACTATAATCCCGAAAGGTGGCTCTCAGACAATGGCAACCTGAGGTACGTGCCATCTCACAAGTTCTTGGTTTTCAACTCAGGCCCAAAGATATgccccggcaaggaaattgcgGTTATGCAGATGAAGACCGTCATCGCCTCAACAATGTGGAACTTCGACGTGGAGCTGATGAAAGGGCAAAGCATACAGCCCAAGCCGTCTTGTATACTGAAGATCAAAAATGGGCTCATACTTAAGCTGAAGAAGCGGCAAATGTAA
- the LOC109751686 gene encoding noroxomaritidine synthase 1-like isoform X3: MWILPISMALPINWPILHMFPSFVANLHNMPAYFTLVLTGSSHDFRAHGPPGTGMRFFVTCNPANIQHIFTTNYPNFPKGAEFAAIFDIMGGSLFTIDGEPAHRMRAKVKGVLNGPRLLDNLASYCVDKVKNSLLPLFAHMVSIETPLDMQEMMLRFMFDLCATSLFGVDPGLLSSDLPPMDVAVALDTVMEVGFFRHVMPTSCWKLMRRLNIGPERKLSTSHTVLRRFVVEMMDRWKTNTCHTGNDHSGVDIMPPFLNDPDYADDELVLAMIISYFLAARDTITATLTWVFYNLSQKPNVVSTIRNELSPIASSKAASSASAMVIFEPEETKSLVYLRAVLYETLRLYPPGPIECKTVATDDIMPSGHKVRSGDTIFISVHSMGRMEDLWGNDCLNYNPERWLSDNGNLR, from the exons ATGTGGATCCTGCCCATCTCCATGGCACTCCCCATAAACTGGCCAATACTACACATGTTCCCTTCCTTTGTGGCCAACCTCCACAACATGCCTGCCTATTTCACCCTGGTCCTCACTGGATCAAGCCACGACTTCAGGGCACACGGCCCTCCTGGGACGGGGATGCGGTTCTTCGTCACATGCAATCCTGCGAACATCCAGCACATTTTCACTACCAACTACCCTAACTTTCCAAAGGGTGCAGAGTTCGCTGCTATCTTCGATATCATGGGTGGCAGCCTCTTCACAATTGATGGTGAGCCAGCTCATCGGATGCGCGCCAAAGTCAAGGGTGTGCTCAACGGCCCGCGGTTGCTGGACAACCTTGCGAGTTACTGCGTCGACAAGGTAAAGAACAGCCTCCTCCCATTGTTCGCCCACATGGTGAGCATCGAAACCCCATTAGACATGCAAGAAATGATGTTGAGGTTTATGTTTGACCTATGTGCTACGTCTCTCTTTGGCGTGGACCCTGGCCTCCTATCCTCGGACTTGCCTCCCATGGACGTAGCGGTTGCCTTGGACACGGTCATGGAGGTGGGATTTTTCCGGCATGTGATGCCAACTTCTTGCTGGAAACTGATGAGGCGGCTAAACATCGGCCCCGAGAGAAAGCTCAGCACATCGCACACAGTGCTTCGAAGGTTCGTCGTGGAGATGATGGACAGGTGGAAGACCAACACATGCCATACTGGTAATGACCACAGTGGTGTGGATATTATGCCTCCATTCCTCAATGATCCTGACTATGCAGATGATGAATTGGTGCTTGCGATGATTATCAGCTACTTCCTCGCTGCGAGGGACACAATTACAGCAACCCTGACATGGGTCTTCTACAACCTTTCCCAGAAACCTAACGTCGTGTCAACCATCCGCAATGAACTCTCACCCATTGCATCAAGCAAAGCAGCATCCAGTGCAAGTGCCATGGTGATCTTTGAGCCGGAAGAGACAAAATCTCTAGTCTATCTAAGAGCCGTCTTGTATGAGACTCTTAGGTTGTACCCACCGGGGCCTATTGAGTGCAAGACGGTAGCCACCGATGATATCATGCCGAGTGGCCATAAGGTGCGCAGTGGCGACACCATCTTTATTTCTGTCCACTCCATGGGGAGAATGGAGGACCTGTGGGGTAATGATTGCCTCAACTATAATCCCGAAAGGTGGCTCTCAGACAATGGCAACCTGAG ATGA
- the LOC109751686 gene encoding noroxomaritidine synthase 1-like isoform X2, translating into MWILPISMALPINWPILHMFPSFVANLHNMPAYFTLVLTGSSHDFRAHGPPGTGMRFFVTCNPANIQHIFTTNYPNFPKGAEFAAIFDIMGGSLFTIDGEPAHRMRAKVKGVLNGPRLLDNLASYCVDKVKNSLLPLFAHMVSIETPLDMQEMMLRFMFDLCATSLFGVDPGLLSSDLPPMDVAVALDTVMEVGFFRHVMPTSCWKLMRRLNIGPERKLSTSHTVLRRFVVEMMDRWKTNTCHTGNDHSGVDIMPPFLNDPDYADDELVLAMIISYFLAARDTITATLTWVFYNLSQKPNVVSTIRNELSPIASSKAASSASAMVIFEPEETKSLVYLRAVLYETLRLYPPGPIECKTVATDDIMPSGHKVRSGDTIFISVHSMGRMEDLWGPKICPGKEIAVMQMKTVIASTMWNFDVELMKGQSIQPKPSCILKIKNGLILKLKKRQM; encoded by the exons ATGTGGATCCTGCCCATCTCCATGGCACTCCCCATAAACTGGCCAATACTACACATGTTCCCTTCCTTTGTGGCCAACCTCCACAACATGCCTGCCTATTTCACCCTGGTCCTCACTGGATCAAGCCACGACTTCAGGGCACACGGCCCTCCTGGGACGGGGATGCGGTTCTTCGTCACATGCAATCCTGCGAACATCCAGCACATTTTCACTACCAACTACCCTAACTTTCCAAAGGGTGCAGAGTTCGCTGCTATCTTCGATATCATGGGTGGCAGCCTCTTCACAATTGATGGTGAGCCAGCTCATCGGATGCGCGCCAAAGTCAAGGGTGTGCTCAACGGCCCGCGGTTGCTGGACAACCTTGCGAGTTACTGCGTCGACAAGGTAAAGAACAGCCTCCTCCCATTGTTCGCCCACATGGTGAGCATCGAAACCCCATTAGACATGCAAGAAATGATGTTGAGGTTTATGTTTGACCTATGTGCTACGTCTCTCTTTGGCGTGGACCCTGGCCTCCTATCCTCGGACTTGCCTCCCATGGACGTAGCGGTTGCCTTGGACACGGTCATGGAGGTGGGATTTTTCCGGCATGTGATGCCAACTTCTTGCTGGAAACTGATGAGGCGGCTAAACATCGGCCCCGAGAGAAAGCTCAGCACATCGCACACAGTGCTTCGAAGGTTCGTCGTGGAGATGATGGACAGGTGGAAGACCAACACATGCCATACTGGTAATGACCACAGTGGTGTGGATATTATGCCTCCATTCCTCAATGATCCTGACTATGCAGATGATGAATTGGTGCTTGCGATGATTATCAGCTACTTCCTCGCTGCGAGGGACACAATTACAGCAACCCTGACATGGGTCTTCTACAACCTTTCCCAGAAACCTAACGTCGTGTCAACCATCCGCAATGAACTCTCACCCATTGCATCAAGCAAAGCAGCATCCAGTGCAAGTGCCATGGTGATCTTTGAGCCGGAAGAGACAAAATCTCTAGTCTATCTAAGAGCCGTCTTGTATGAGACTCTTAGGTTGTACCCACCGGGGCCTATTGAGTGCAAGACGGTAGCCACCGATGATATCATGCCGAGTGGCCATAAGGTGCGCAGTGGCGACACCATCTTTATTTCTGTCCACTCCATGGGGAGAATGGAGGACCTGTGGG GCCCAAAGATATgccccggcaaggaaattgcgGTTATGCAGATGAAGACCGTCATCGCCTCAACAATGTGGAACTTCGACGTGGAGCTGATGAAAGGGCAAAGCATACAGCCCAAGCCGTCTTGTATACTGAAGATCAAAAATGGGCTCATACTTAAGCTGAAGAAGCGGCAAATGTAA